The genomic window CTATGCATCCAGTTCGCTTTTGTTCAGTTGAATATATCGAGGTACTATCACATTTagtcttttaaattaaaatttcaggTTAGCTTATTTTATTAACACTTGTGCAAAAATTGTCTGCAAAATCTTCAGGGTGATGATTATTGATCTTGATGCACATCAAGGAAATGGTCATGAAATGGACTTCGCCGATGATAGTATGGCCAAAATAATTTCTCCTGCTTGTATTTGCCTTCATATCACTTAGGATTTTTTTCACTGATACGACCTTTGTAATGGCAGACCGAGTCTACATTCTGGATATGTATAACCCTGGTATATATCCTTTGGTAAAACTCTCTGCTCCTACTCCTATATATTTATACCTCTTTTctccatttttctttcttcacaTTTGCCTAGTCTATTTGACATTTCTGGCTGAAATCTGACATGCTGCCTGTGTCCTGCGGTTCTATAATCGATCCAGATCATTGTATCCTCTGTCTTGGTGTGAAGGATGAATCTGTCTCCTTGTGAATCCCATTGTGATCATTGGATGACAAATATattgtaatgtttttttttctttctttctccaaTTCCACTGGTGGAATGAGTGTGAGCCTTAGTACAGCTGGGACATTGCTTTCTTGTGTGATAGAGGCCATGAATCTGGTTCTAGAAACTTTATCTCCACTCATGAGGCTAACTTTGCATATAGATTTGACCCTCTCTAGACTCTCCACAGTGGTGGGAGCCTCATACTTTAGGTGCCGTGCTTttaacaaacaacaacaatgtCCCTTTTCTATCAGGTGGATTAGTTTATGGATATAAAAATGCTAGTGTTAGAAAACTAAAATTTCAGAAAGAACATTTAGATCCAAGTATTGTTTATTGATTTATCTGGGGTAACATACTGATAAGTATTTAAGAGATTGGAGAACCCTCCCTTCGTAGACATTAGCTATCAGTGACAAGTGTTTTTGCACATTGTAGGAAAAAGTGTTCCAGTAACAACAGTAAATCATAatttgcttttaattttaaatgtgTGTGTATTCTGGCTTGGCCATCTTCTATTTATTATCTTAAGACCGACATATCTTACTATTCCTTTCTGTGTTCTATAATAGGATTATGAGGCAAGAAATTACATAAATCAGAAAGTTGAAGTGAAGGTATGGTATATTCATTGTAGCAGTTAAAACCTGAATGGTACTTTTCTGATTTTCTTCTGTAACATTTCTTTCTCTCGTTGTTCACAACTTTCAGAGTGGGACTCGTACAGAAGAGTACCTGCTGAAATTAGATGAAGCACTTGAGGTATGTTACAACTTACAATATAACTTTGCTATTCTCTAATATTATTGCTTGAGCACCCACTACATTACTAGGGttatgtgtatttttgtatatacaATATGTTTGTTTTGCTCTGTCCTCCCATCTAATTATTCAACTATATTTGGTGATCATTTGATTCAACGTGCACTTTCTCATTTAATCACACAGTCTCTATCCTTTCCTCCTCTTCACATTTCCGTTGTTTTCCCTTTGATTTCTCCCCTCCCCTACTGCTCCTAACTCTCAGACATAGCCATTAAATATATTGTAGAATTGTTTATCAGTTGAAGAAGTTATGTTAAAAATAACATTCAAGTCCTTTTGCTTATTTTTGTTATTCATACCAATGTGATTCAAGGTTGCCGGGCGAAGGCTTGAACCTGAGTTGTTAGTTTATAATGCTGGAACTGACATCCTAGAAGGCGACCCTTTAGGAAGGTTGAAGGTAATGTTATTCTTGGATTTAATTTATTGCAATCAAATGTAACCTTGTATTAAATCAAATTGGCTGGTCATTTGTTCTTGATCTATAGTTTCTGGAATAAAAAAGTAGGTCCTTAGTATGTGTTACtgcttttttaatttcttttccaCACATCATAAGTATTGCTTGTGCTATTGTGTGAATGCAGATTAGTCCTGATGGAATTGCTCTTAGAGATGAAAAAGTTTTTCGGTTTGCTCGTGAGAAGAACATTCCTATTGTCATGCTCACTTCAGGTTTGCATTTTTCTCTCACCTTATCATATGTGCCATGTGGGTCAGCATGTGTGCACAGGGAAATTACATAACAAAGGCCCCATTTACATCCTGGAAAATAAAAGAACCAGTATGGAAAATCCATGGTAATTAGATGAGACCAAATAAAGGATCAAATGTGACTAATCAGTTATCAGTTACAAGACATAATCGAACACTTTTGGTAATTTTAACATTTGGGTTAAACGGAATCTTGCGTAACAATTTGTTCTGaccttttcatttttattttccatgTTCTATGCTAATTGCTAATTTAATGTTAATATGCCTGAATGGAGATGGATTCTTAACCATTCCGTCCGTGCAATAAAGCTTTTtagcaaacttttttttcaattattttctcaGCCTATTTGAGATGTTTATCAGgttttcttaatttttcatTCCATGATTCAGGTGGATACATGAAGTCCAGTGCTAGAGTCATTGCAGATTCAATAGTCAATCTCGAGAAGAAATGCTTGATAGAAACGAGTGGAGGTTCAAAGGATGCTTAGCAGTGATCCACAAATTGCTGAGGTTTTTGTGTGATTTAGTGACGTTGTAAGAGTTTCTGTTTGCACATATCAATGGAAACATCaatgtagtgtttggtaaaaaacaAGAGATGAAAATGTGTTTTACATGTATGAACTGTAAGTGTAACTGATGTGTCTGTAAATGCgagtatatatataatgcataAATGAGTTGTATTTGCATGTGAAACTTTAGATACATGGGCTCATTGTAAATCATTCTATACGTACCCACTTGAATATGGCAAGTGGCAAACTGAAGTGGAAGATTAATTGATATGGTAAAAGGTCTACATCACAGAAAATAAGCAATATGCTGGTTTGCTGGAATGACCATGTATAACAATAACATTTCTGGACTTTGATATTTTAGAATGGTAATGAATTTTCCTAGTAAAGTAACTGACAGCTACTAGTAATTGTTATGAACTTATGAAGGGGGTCTTACACTCTCATGAATAATTTTCCTAGTAAAGAAACtgattttaaactttttaaaaattgaatgcataatttttaagattgatttttctatatttagttCATTAATAAGTGTTAGGACACATAAGTGCATTTGCCTAAATTAAATGATTATCCTTTATTAAACATAAATTCAgcaaacatttattttttagtttaataaCTATGGTATTGATTAGTGAAAAATATTATGCATAGATTCAATTACCttttggatttgacttatttttgagcttatgcaaatagcttatgtaaataaataaaattttatgttaattcataatttcttactaacaaaaaattgtatctttataagtcaTTTTCTTATATACTAActtgaaaaatttataataatacataaaagcttttttttttttttttttttttttggtcagcataaaagcttatttatttgtataagttgtttcacATAAACTCAAAagtaagttaatccaaacgagCCTTTAGTATAGTTCTGTGaccgtgagtttaactcagttggtagaaaTATTATACTATTACTAGCGGCCAGATAGGGCGCATTTTGCGTCTGTCTGTGTCTATTATGcaaatttatgtcaaaaaaatatatgtgatatgttatgtgagtttgttaataaaaaaattttgtcactaaaaaaaatgtcttatgttatggtgaatttgttaataaaaatttttactgctaaaaaaaatttcaaggatattgttggtattatgaaaacaccaaaaatatttgtatcatctttatatatataatatagatataTGTATGAGTTATAGAGTTTGAATTTGGAcacttattttacttttattttttgacaaaattttggAAAACAAATATATCTCCGATCACCATATTCATTgagaaataaaattttgtgtgCATATTGTTGTAAAATTAGAATCAAACCATAGGGTCTGTTGTAATTAGTATTCCTTCCTCCCAAAATAATTATCACATTTTATTCCTGCACATTTGctgatgcacaattttgatcattaatatttttagttgtgtattattaaaaattatgaaaaattaatattttgatgataaatttaacaagatctcatatgctaatatttatttttatacattaataaaaaaaatggttaaagtAATTTATATGAATAGTGTAGACGGtgaaattctttttcttttgcttttttttttttgaacgtgACTTACTCCACTTACTTGATTTGGCAAATCCAAGCAAGTAGCAACCGTGGGTAGAGTTGAATAAATTCCAGCGAATAAATAATAGGGACAAAAAAGAAGGGCACAGTCGTCAAAACGACAAGAAGTCGTATCAATTACAATACAACAACAAACAATGATAGTAATTTATCACCAACGACTTCAACTTGACCCCTCTCATTCATTACTTCAACTCCTCACCGTCCCCCACTCGCCGGCGAACACTCACTCCTCCTAACCCCAAACCTCCGCCGGCGTACCAATGTCAACACCAAAATCACCCTCACACTCCATCTTAATGCTATTTCCAGTTTTTCTCCTTATTCTCCTACCTCATTCCTCTCTCGCCGTTCGACCTATTCACTCCGATCCGTTCCAATTCCAACTCGCTAACTCCACTGACTCCAACGTCTCCATCTCCACAACTCGACAAGGTTCCTTCGCTGATATCATTGATCGTGCTCTTCAGCATGAATTCACCGACACCGATCAAAACGAAGGTAAACACATCCATTCTAGATTCCAATTACTCAATTATTATTCAAACTATTTCAACTTCATAAGATCTCGATTCATTTTATTTACACTATCATTCTGTTCAATGTTCCTTCATAATTTTGGTTTTAGTGAATTCAATTCAATAGGATACgttgtagtagtagtagtagagTCAGAGTTGAAGAATTTCGAAATCTGTTTTTAATGTTTAGATCATTTAACTACAGTGCCTGATGCGGGAGGTTTCAACAACAGTGTAGCAGAACAACAGGTTAGTCTTTCATTTCAAATCATCATTGCATACTAGTTTCATTTTGAGTAAGAATAATTTCTCTATCAACAGCAGTTATAGAAAGAAAGATAGTTAGGGAGAAAAAAACTTGCAATAACATTAGTTTCTTAAATAATAGTTTCCTGTGTCCATAAGTCCTAGCTCGACTGGCAAATGCCGATATTGCTAGCTTGGACGCGGGTTCAAATCCGGGATCTTGCAGTTTTGTGTGAGTTTCAGTAGTGCTTGCCACTTTGTATatagacccaaaaaaaaaaaaaaattgttaatagtTTCCCATTTAAGTTGAAACATTTATAGTTAAGCTTATAATGATATTTTTGTAAGTGAAGAACAAtaacttatttgaatttaagaGGCTCTTATAATTAGAAGCTAGTAATCCAGAATAGGCATTAATGAGAGTTGTATTTACTGACTTTAATGGCATAATTAAAGtagtaatttgttttttaattgaaatgttTCATTTACTTCACCTTAACTTTCTACTTAAAGCTTTTAGTTAGCGGTGAATCTGGTTATGTTCCCCCTATGAATATATATGCATCCATGGTGGTACTCATATATTGCATAACTTCTGTAAGGCTGATAATATGCTGAGTTACTCCTCTTGCCTTGTCTGTGGATCAGGCTGTTCTAGAGACTGTGGCCAGAGTCACGCCGAACAAGAATGACACTAAAGATGAAAAGTACTTACTTAAATTGGTTGTATGAGCATTtgataacttatttttatatactATAGTTGAATGTGTTTTTCTAAAATTATAGGTCATTTCAGCTCCATCGTGTATTCAATAGAGGCGAAGACACCCCAATGTTAATAGATCGAAAGGTGATACAGTTTAATGTTTGGTTTGTCCTTTTTGATGATATTCAGTTGAGTTTTGCAAATTTCAAATGTTCAAATTGTGGATCTTTCAGGACAATGTATTTATCATTTCTAACTTTAAATCCAAGTATCCAGTGCTGCAGCTAGATTTACGGTACTCCTTCTTTTGCTTGTTACGTTTTCAACATAAGATGggttatatataataaaaataacaaatgagAACTTCTTTCATTTTTGCCTTATAGATTGATTTCAGACTTGGTCATTGCTATTGTTTCGGCAACTTGTGGTGGTGTTGCATTTGCTTTTGCTGGACAACCAGTATGAATATTCTTATTCAAAAGCTTCATTCTTGACAAATGCAATCTTACGATCTAATTGCATTATAACATCTGGTAAACATCTTGTAGAATTACCTGAAAATATTCTATGGCAGGTCATTACTGGATATCTTCTAGCTGGCTCCATTGTTGGACCTGGAGGCTTTAACTTCATCAATGAAATGGTGCAGGTATCTCGATACAGCAATCAATTTCTCTTGTAATAATTTATTCTTTTGTCTATAAAACGTTGCTGCTCTTATTTTTGGTGCACTTTTAGAGTTCAGCTCAGTTGGatttcatttttgtaattttttaatctCTAGAAATAAACCTAACACATAACAGCATTTCTTGGAAGACTTTGATCTGATATGTGTAAGCCTGAATGAACTTTGGTTGTAATCTTATCAAATGATAAAGGTGTTGGGAAAAATATATGTTTGTGTAAGTATGAAGATTTGTCCTATACTTCGCTCTGATAGCTAATGCGGTAGGGCAAATTATACTCTCTGCAGGATGAAACTTACTCAGTCCCATCAACCAATATTACATGTTCACCCGCTTGACCAACTTGACTAACATCATATTACTTTGTACTCAATATTCTTTTTAACCTTGCATAACCAAAATATAGTTGTTATCGTTAGGATCCCTAAACTTTAGGATTCATTACTATTTTCAGCACTAGAGACCCAAACCCATATTGTCTCCACCTACCCAACGAGGAAGTTCAAACATCATATGTTAGAAAGCACTCTCTGTCCCAGTGATTGTCTTCTTCATTAGAACTTGAGTCACTATTGGTGTTTGTCTTACAGAATAACAAACAGTTTGAGACATTAGTAACTTCAGCTCTTCCACTTCTTCTCAAGATTTACAAGCTTATTTATCTGAGAATTTGATAGAAACccaaatttaaaagaaattgaaaatatattattgattgGAATGAAAAGAACAATTACAGAGAATGATCTCTATAATCCCGGAGCAAATGCTACTCAGAGAAGAGACGAAACCCTCTCTCTGCCCAAATCCTAAGATTTGTCACTGAATAATTCTGAATGATCTATGACAGCCTACAGTTTCCCTTTTATTCACACACAATACATAACTAACTTAATAACtacttattaattaataacttaCACAATAACTGCCCATAACtgctataataataataataataataataataataataataataataataataatgataataataataatcatcatcTAACAGAGGTCCTAACAGAATTCATTCAAATATGTAGGTGGAAACAGTGGCTCAATTTGGCGTAATATTTATTCTCTTTGCATTGGGCCTCGAGTTTTCCATGACAAAGGTTGGCTTATTTTCAGATTTCTcccccatttttttttattatgtttatgttgtACACTTGTACTTAACTTTGATTACCTTGATTACCCTACTTTCTTTCTATGTGCTTGCAGCTTCGAGTTGTTCGATCTGTTGCTGTTCTTGGAGGCTTACTtcaaatttttctatttatgtGCATGTGTGGTTTTACTGTATCGgtatgtttttataattttgattcaCACCAATTCTGAGCTTTTGTTTGTTATTCTCCTTATTTCCTTCTATGACTTAAAGTTAACGGGGAATGCAAATCACGAATGAATGCTGCGGTTCTGATTTTATGCAATTTTGCAGTTATGTGGTGGTAAAGCTTCAGAAGGGATTTTTGTTGGTGCTTTCCTTTCTATGTCTTCAACAGCAGTGGTATGACAACATAAGCAATCCGATTCTGTCCCACTTTCAAGTACACACTACACAGTCTAATGAACTTCCGTGCCGATaataatttttctgttttttcaccGTTTCTTGTTCAGGTCTTGAAGTTTTTGATGGAAAAGAATAATACTAATGCCCTTCATGGCCAAGTCACAATTGGGACCCTTATTTTACAGGTAATTTGTCAttctttattcatttttttcccAAGATGGACAATAAACACCTTCAACAAATGCTCTATTACgacatgattttttatttttttttcatgaaggATTGTGCTGTTGGATTGCTCTTTGCATTGCTTCCTGTTTTGGGTGGCACCTCAGGTGTTTTTCAAGGAGTGTTATCAATGACAAAGCTGTTAGTATAGAATCTCACAAATCTATGGCTTGTACTGATGTTATTTCCATGAACATTTTCTCATAGTTTATTGTTCTCATTCTCACTTTTCCTTTCCTGAGAAAAATCGTGACAAGTTCATGCATTTTTTTCCGTTCCAAAATGTGAttattaaataagtttttcatAAAAGTTATACTTAATCATATGTTTAAAAGTACAGTTATCAATATTTATGTTGCAATATAGTAtcaaattcaaagaataaaaGGTGATTTAACATGTTAAAATGCATGTGAACTAAAATGACCACCAATTGACACTCTTGAAAAGAACAGAGGGGCATATGTATTTTTGCAGCAGAAATACTATGGTAGGTAGTAAATGACGTGATGGTGCTTTTACATATCATTATAATTTCATACTCCCTCTAGATGGAGTAATAACTAGTGCCACTGATCACTTCCTTTGATAAGTGTTCAGTGACATTAGTTTACTTATTACCACTTGAACAAATTTTATACTTTGGTTTGGATAAACTCCAATGCACTGAATGTCATTTTAGTTAGAATGTTTTTCAGATCAGCGTGGAGATATTCAAATGCACCTTTTATCCGTTTTGCATTCATTTGTGGATTTTACTGAGCATATGCCCATTTACTGTAGAGTTTTTTTCATCTTATATGCAACATGATACTGATACACCTTTCCTAATCCAGGTTGGTGACATTGATTGCATTTCTCTCTATTCTGTCAATATTGTCTCGCACTTGCCTTCCGTGGTTGCTTAAACTGATGATAAGCCTATCATCACAGGTTCATATTATTATCCCTCTTTAATGATAAAATCCCACCCATGGAAGAGgttgcttttttcttttcttaatatCATACAATAATGGTTGGGGTTGTGGAATTGAATTGGAAATTTGTAGTTTGGTTCTTTAGTTGTTTCCGTTGTATGGCAATTCATTTTTATGACAGTTTTTGTGGTTGAATAAAAACCATGTTTGTGCAGACAAATGAACTCTATCAGCTGGCGTCTGTTGCGTTCTGCTTGATTGTAGCCTGGGTTCGTTCTCTTCCTTATTTTTCACATGCCTGAATTTCTGTATTTCTCTTTGAAATGCTTTACATTTCCTCTGTTCTTACAAGCAGAAAGAATTATACAAATATCGTACTCTTTTGTACTTCACCTTATTTTCAAAGGGTCTCAGTGGTAATTTACATACTCGTGTGACATACTCGTGTGCGCGTGCACGCTTGTgctttgtttttctatttttttgttgaaaaggCCTTTTGTACCATTTTTTTGGCATGAGTTACGCATCTATGTATCTcataattttcttcaaatagTATATGCATGCTCTGTTGCTTAATTACCTTGCTGTAACTTGTCAAGCACTACCTTTTTTAGCTGATTGTACTTGTATATTTTCAGTGTAGCGATAAGCTGGGATTAAGTCTAGAACTAGGTGCCTTTGCTGCTGGAGTGATGATTGCAACCACCGATCTGGCTCAACATACACTAGAGCAAGTAAGATATTATGCAGGAAGTAGGAAATACATGTGGTGCGAAAATAGACACAAATATCGATTGATTGTTGAATGTTGACATGCAGTGATGTAACTTctatgtactccctccgtcccaaattataagggaaaaaacccCATTTTcttgtctcaaattataagggaaatatcattttcaagaatttttttcccttaatctcataaaattaaatgcaatttaattttctctctctccccttttctcaataaacaacaaccaataagaatTGCTTTTACATCTGCCattgcaacttattccaaggaaaacccacaaaaacatatttcaaattatcatgttttactttttcttaataagtgtgttttttgttttttcccttataatttgggacggagggagtattctgATAAATGCATAGAAATTCTAAATATGGGTTGCTTAAGATGCATTAGATTCTGTATTTTTATCATCCACCTTATTGAAGGACTGAAGGTAATGAGTGAAAATGCAACCTATTGCCATTTTTAGTACCAGTATGCAAATTTTTATAGTGTGCTCTGGATGAACTTAGCACCCATGCACTTCCACTGGTCACTTTTTCTGCATTCTTCATAGTGTGCTCGCGGGAAATTCCATGGTCCATTTTTTCTGTATTCTTAATTGAATTCCATGATAATAAGATAAGTTTGTGGAAAAAATTGACAAttgttcactttttttttgtagattGAACCTATTTGCAATCTTTTCGCTGCTCTTTTCCTTTCCAGCATTGGAATGCTGATTCATGTTCATTTTCTTTGGAACCATGTTGATATTTTGGTAGCATCAGTTATTTTAGTGATTGTTATAAAAACAATCATAATTGCTTCAGTTGTGAAAGGATTTGGTTATAATAACAAGACTTCAGTACTTGTAAGCTTTATTTCATAATATGAATTTAGAAGGTTATTATAGTCACTAGTGCTgctttttttatattcttttaatGATCGAGGTACCTGAATTCATGCATTTATAGGTAGGAATGTCCATGGCACAAATAGGAGAATTTGCTTTTGTTCTTCTCAGCCGTGCTTCAAATCTTCATCTAGTTGAGGTTAGTGACAATGGATTTTCATAATGATGGTAGTTATGTGTTCAATTGCATGACTTCTACAGAAGACCATGCAACCGTATGCTCTTGTTGCATAAAATTGGTTAAGTTGACTCACTATTTGGGTTGATCTATAACTATATAGAATTATAGATActtttcaaaaactaataataaaatattatttaatataaattaccatttaattttgtttttggtttgactattgttgtttttggttctaagatggtattagaGCTTGGTTTTGGGGTGGGGGTTGAAGCACATTAACCAGACTAAGCTTTGAATTTCCTGTAACAAGGTTTGAGCATCTTAGAATTAGGAGTTGGACCTAACTTAACCCTACAAAACCAACTTGTAAAGTGATGATTGCCtctacttataaacatatattcaggccatctcgcaaccaatgtgagactcttaacacgaACTATTACCTTACAATTTTGAGAAGGAATAGTTGAGCctaaaatattcaaataataaGACTTGATAATGCATTAAAATACCTTATTGATTCTGATATTTGATTAATTTCAGGGTAAACTATATTTGCTGCTTCTTGGGACCACCGCTCTTAGTCTGGTgagaaattattttcatatttgaatTAATAGTTACTAGGTTTCCTAGCTGACCTATGGTCTTTATAGCTTTCTTCTTGGTCTTTGATCCCTGTTGAATGCTCAAGAACAAAATCTATTTATCTTTATCAGTGGAGGTTCCAACCCTTTCCTTCGTTATTTATATTGCACATTAGGATTTTCATTTAAACAATTCCCTATCTTGTGAGTTTCAAACTTTTTACTTAAAGATAAGTTGGTGGACAAGGAGCCTAAAATTTTGttacaatttctttttttctcaTACTCCCATAGGACAATGCAGGCAGTGCATATGCATCAGTCTGTTTGTTTTCGAAAAAAgtgtttctattttttgtttacacTTTTCAAGCACAGCTAGTTTATtgcataataataaataatttctgATCTCATTTATGCAGGTGACAACTCCTTTACTTTTCAAGCTGATTCCTGCTGTAGTGCATCTTGGTGTGCTATTGAGGTGGTTTTCTCCTGACAGTGCTGTAGAGGTAATCACCTGTCATTCAGTTCATTCCCTTTGGCTGATTCTTTTGTTTCGTCACTCTGAAGCTCTGCTGGTTTTTTTGTCTAAGCATAGATTGGATATAAGGTAGACAACCTCCTCCGCTCAGATAGCGCTAAGCAACGGATAGTTTTGATGGACAAAGAAGCTCGTGATTGTTAATCATTGCACTGCACCAaggaatttccgtttttgcacATCATTATTTTTCGACAGGGTTAAACATGCAAGTATCCGTCGTGCAAACTTGTTCCATTATGGATACTTGCTACCGACCAAGGCAACCAATCCAAACCCCACTAAAGAACAGGGGAGGGGATTGATAT from Trifolium pratense cultivar HEN17-A07 linkage group LG1, ARS_RC_1.1, whole genome shotgun sequence includes these protein-coding regions:
- the LOC123916936 gene encoding histone deacetylase 2, whose product is MSSSPSCSAADNNLMRNRILSTKLYFDVPLSKLPLIYSTSYDISFLGIEKLHPFDSSKWGRICNFLVSFGVLDKNRIVEPLEASKDDLLVVHSESYLNSLKESSNVAKIIEVPPVALFPNCLVQHKVLFPFRKQVGGTILAAKLAKERGWAINVGGGFHHCSAENGGGFCAYADISLCIQFAFVQLNISRVMIIDLDAHQGNGHEMDFADDNRVYILDMYNPGIYPLDYEARNYINQKVEVKSGTRTEEYLLKLDEALEVAGRRLEPELLVYNAGTDILEGDPLGRLKISPDGIALRDEKVFRFAREKNIPIVMLTSGGYMKSSARVIADSIVNLEKKCLIETSGGSKDA
- the LOC123916945 gene encoding K(+) efflux antiporter 6, with the translated sequence MSTPKSPSHSILMLFPVFLLILLPHSSLAVRPIHSDPFQFQLANSTDSNVSISTTRQGSFADIIDRALQHEFTDTDQNEVPDAGGFNNSVAEQQAVLETVARVTPNKNDTKDEKSFQLHRVFNRGEDTPMLIDRKDNVFIISNFKSKYPVLQLDLRLISDLVIAIVSATCGGVAFAFAGQPVITGYLLAGSIVGPGGFNFINEMVQVETVAQFGVIFILFALGLEFSMTKLRVVRSVAVLGGLLQIFLFMCMCGFTVSLCGGKASEGIFVGAFLSMSSTAVVLKFLMEKNNTNALHGQVTIGTLILQDCAVGLLFALLPVLGGTSGVFQGVLSMTKLLVTLIAFLSILSILSRTCLPWLLKLMISLSSQTNELYQLASVAFCLIVAWCSDKLGLSLELGAFAAGVMIATTDLAQHTLEQIEPICNLFAALFLSSIGMLIHVHFLWNHVDILVASVILVIVIKTIIIASVVKGFGYNNKTSVLVGMSMAQIGEFAFVLLSRASNLHLVEGKLYLLLLGTTALSLVTTPLLFKLIPAVVHLGVLLRWFSPDSAVEIGYKVDNLLRSDSAKQRIVLMDKEARDC